From a region of the Leucoraja erinacea ecotype New England unplaced genomic scaffold, Leri_hhj_1 Leri_941S, whole genome shotgun sequence genome:
- the LOC129695113 gene encoding Y-box-binding protein 3-like — protein sequence MSEAENQSEGGSIAVEKKILATRVLGTVKWFNVRNGYGFINRNDTKEDVFVHQTAIKKNNPRKYLRSVGDGEIVEFDVVEGEKGAEAANVSGPEGVPVKGSRYAPNRRRFRRGFVRRRGPPSQASGTL from the exons ATGAGCGAGGCGGAGAATCAATCCGAGGGAGGTTCCATTGCAGTGGAGAAGAAGATACTCG caaCAAGGGTTCTAGGCACGGTGAAATGGTTTAATGTTCGAAATGGGTATGGATTCATCAACAG GAATGACACCAAGGAGGATGTCTTTGTCCATCAG ACCGCCATCAAAAAGAACAACCCGCGCAAGTACTTGCGTAGCGTGGGAGACGGCGAGATCGTGGAGTTCGATGTTGTCGAAGGAGAGAAG GGAGCAGAGGCCGCCAATGTCAGCGGTCCTGAAGGCGTTCCGGTGAAAGGGAGTCGCTACGCGCCGAACCGCCGTAGATTCCGGAGGGGATTTGTCCGTAGGCGCGGACCCCCGAGCCAGGCAAGTGGAACTCTCTGA